One Bacillus sp. 1780r2a1 DNA segment encodes these proteins:
- the pdhA gene encoding pyruvate dehydrogenase (acetyl-transferring) E1 component subunit alpha — protein sequence MAAKTKKAIIDVSKQLDKIAEQYQTFQILNEEGEVVNKSAMPDLSDEQLKELMTRMVYTRILDQRSISLNRQGRLGFYAPTAGQEASQIASHFALEKEDFILPGYRDVPQLIWHGLPLYQAFLFSRGHLHGNQMPEDLGALSPQIIIGAQIVQTAGVALGLKKRGKKAVAITYTGDGGASQGDFYEGMNFAGAFKAPAIFVVQNNRFAISTPVEKQSAAKTIAQKAAAVGIPGVQVDGMDPLAVYVAVSEARERAVNGEGPTLVETLTYRYGPHTMAGDDPTRYRTAELDTEWEKKDPLVRFRKFLEAKGIWNEEEENKVIEQAKEDIKNAIKKADDYPKQKVTDLMDIMYEEMPFNLKEQYEIYKEKESK from the coding sequence ATGGCTGCTAAAACTAAAAAAGCTATTATTGATGTATCAAAGCAACTTGATAAAATTGCTGAGCAGTACCAAACGTTCCAAATTCTTAATGAAGAGGGCGAAGTAGTAAATAAATCAGCAATGCCGGATTTATCTGATGAACAATTAAAAGAACTAATGACTCGTATGGTGTACACACGTATTCTTGACCAACGTTCAATTTCATTGAACCGTCAAGGTCGTTTAGGTTTCTATGCACCAACAGCTGGTCAAGAAGCTTCTCAAATTGCATCTCACTTTGCATTAGAGAAAGAAGACTTCATTTTACCTGGATACCGTGATGTACCACAATTAATCTGGCACGGTCTTCCATTATACCAAGCGTTCTTATTCTCTCGTGGTCACTTACACGGTAACCAAATGCCAGAGGATCTAGGCGCACTTTCACCACAAATCATTATCGGTGCACAAATCGTTCAAACAGCGGGTGTTGCATTAGGTCTTAAAAAACGTGGTAAAAAAGCAGTAGCAATCACTTACACTGGTGACGGCGGAGCTTCACAAGGTGACTTCTACGAAGGTATGAACTTTGCGGGTGCGTTCAAAGCTCCAGCAATCTTCGTTGTTCAAAACAACCGTTTTGCAATCTCAACACCAGTTGAAAAGCAATCTGCAGCTAAAACAATCGCTCAAAAAGCAGCTGCTGTAGGTATCCCAGGGGTACAAGTAGATGGAATGGATCCATTAGCAGTTTATGTTGCTGTAAGCGAAGCACGTGAGCGCGCAGTAAACGGCGAAGGTCCAACATTAGTTGAAACATTAACTTACCGTTATGGTCCACATACAATGGCTGGAGATGACCCAACACGTTATCGTACAGCAGAGCTTGATACTGAGTGGGAAAAGAAAGATCCACTAGTACGCTTCCGTAAATTCTTAGAAGCTAAAGGCATCTGGAATGAAGAAGAAGAAAACAAAGTAATCGAGCAAGCTAAAGAAGATATTAAAAATGCAATCAAAAAAGCAGATGACTATCCAAAACAAAAAGTAACAGACTTAATGGATATCATGTATGAAGAAATGCCTTTCAACTTGAAAGAGCAGTATGAAATCTACAAAGAGAAGGAGTCGAAGTAA
- a CDS encoding alpha-ketoacid dehydrogenase subunit beta: MAQMTLIQAITDALRTEMKNDENVLVFGEDVGVNGGVFRATEGLQQEFGEDRVFDTPLAESGIGGLAVGLSTQGFRPVPEIQFFGFVYEVLDSVSGQAARMRYRSGGRWNAPITFRSPFGGGVHTPELHADSLEGLVASQPGLKVVIPSTPYDAKGLLISAIRDNDPVVYLEHMKLYRSFRQEVPEEAYTIEIGKADVKREGTDVSIFAYGAMVHSSLKAAEELEKEGVSVEVVDLRTVQPLDIETIIASVEKTGRAIVVQEAQKQAGIASNVVAEINDRAILSLEAPVLRVAAPDTVFPFSQAEGVWLPDHKDIVATAKKVLEF; the protein is encoded by the coding sequence ATGGCGCAAATGACATTGATTCAAGCAATCACTGATGCGTTACGCACAGAAATGAAAAACGACGAAAACGTATTAGTTTTTGGTGAAGACGTTGGCGTAAACGGTGGGGTATTCCGTGCAACAGAAGGTCTTCAACAAGAATTCGGTGAAGATCGCGTTTTCGATACACCACTTGCTGAATCTGGTATCGGTGGTCTTGCTGTTGGTCTATCGACTCAAGGTTTCCGTCCAGTACCTGAAATTCAATTCTTTGGTTTCGTATATGAAGTTCTTGATTCAGTTTCTGGTCAAGCAGCTCGTATGCGCTACCGTTCTGGCGGTCGTTGGAACGCACCAATCACGTTCCGTTCACCATTCGGTGGTGGCGTGCATACACCAGAACTTCACGCTGACAGCTTAGAAGGTTTAGTAGCATCTCAACCTGGTTTAAAAGTTGTAATTCCTTCAACTCCATATGATGCAAAAGGTCTTTTAATTTCAGCAATCCGTGACAACGATCCTGTTGTTTACTTAGAACACATGAAATTATACCGTTCATTCCGTCAAGAAGTACCTGAAGAAGCTTACACAATTGAAATTGGTAAAGCTGACGTAAAACGTGAAGGTACTGACGTTTCAATCTTCGCTTATGGTGCAATGGTTCATTCATCATTAAAAGCAGCTGAAGAATTAGAAAAAGAAGGCGTATCTGTAGAAGTTGTTGACTTACGTACAGTTCAGCCTTTAGATATCGAAACAATCATCGCATCAGTTGAAAAAACTGGTCGCGCAATTGTTGTTCAAGAAGCTCAAAAGCAAGCTGGTATCGCTTCAAACGTTGTAGCTGAAATCAACGACCGCGCAATCTTAAGCTTAGAAGCTCCAGTATTACGCGTAGCTGCTCCAGATACAGTATTCCCATTCTCTCAAGCAGAGGGCGTTTGGTTACCAGACCACAAGGATATTGTAGCAACTGCTAAAAAAGTTCTTGAATTTTAA
- a CDS encoding 2-oxo acid dehydrogenase subunit E2, which translates to MAFEFKLPDIGEGIHEGEIVKWFVKAGDEIDEDDVLAEVQNDKAVVEIPSPVKGKVLEVKVDEGTVATVGQVIVTFDAPGYEDLKFKGDDHDDAPKQEEAPKEEEQVQATAEAGQDVEKAAANAQPQAEVDPNRKVIAMPSVRKYAREKGVDIKAVPGSAKNGRIVKEDIDSFLSGGSTAAASTATEEAPAATEAAPKAAATATAIPEGDLPETREKMSGIRRAIAKAMVNSKQTAPHVTLMDEIDVTALVAHRKKFKSVAADQGIKLTFLPYVVKALTSALKKFPALNTSIDDSTDEVIQKHYYNIGIAADTEKGLLVPVVKNADRKSVFEISDQINDLAGKAREGKLAPAEMKGASCTITNIGSAGGQWFTPVINHPEVAILGIGRIAEKPVVRDGEIVIAPVLALSLSFDHRIIDGATAQNALNQIKRLLNDPELLLMEA; encoded by the coding sequence GTGGCATTTGAATTTAAACTGCCGGATATCGGTGAAGGTATCCACGAAGGTGAAATCGTAAAATGGTTCGTAAAAGCTGGAGATGAAATCGATGAGGATGATGTACTTGCCGAAGTACAAAACGACAAAGCTGTTGTTGAAATCCCATCTCCTGTAAAAGGTAAAGTATTAGAAGTTAAGGTTGACGAAGGTACAGTAGCAACTGTAGGTCAAGTTATCGTAACTTTTGATGCTCCTGGTTATGAAGACTTAAAATTCAAAGGCGACGACCATGACGATGCGCCAAAACAAGAAGAAGCTCCAAAAGAAGAAGAGCAAGTTCAAGCAACAGCTGAAGCTGGACAAGACGTAGAAAAAGCAGCAGCTAACGCACAACCACAAGCTGAAGTAGATCCAAACCGCAAAGTTATTGCTATGCCTTCAGTTCGTAAATATGCTCGTGAAAAAGGTGTAGACATTAAAGCTGTTCCAGGATCAGCGAAAAACGGCCGTATCGTAAAGGAAGACATCGATAGCTTCTTATCTGGTGGCTCAACTGCAGCAGCTTCAACAGCAACTGAAGAAGCTCCAGCGGCAACTGAAGCAGCACCAAAAGCAGCAGCTACAGCTACAGCAATTCCAGAAGGTGACTTACCAGAAACTCGTGAGAAAATGAGCGGTATTCGCCGTGCAATTGCAAAAGCAATGGTTAACTCTAAGCAAACAGCGCCTCACGTAACATTAATGGACGAAATTGATGTAACAGCACTTGTTGCACACCGTAAGAAGTTCAAATCAGTAGCAGCTGACCAAGGTATTAAATTAACATTCTTACCTTATGTTGTTAAAGCATTAACTTCTGCACTTAAGAAGTTCCCAGCTCTTAACACATCTATTGATGATTCTACTGATGAAGTAATCCAAAAACACTACTACAACATCGGTATCGCGGCTGATACTGAAAAAGGTCTTTTAGTACCTGTAGTGAAAAATGCTGACCGCAAGTCTGTATTTGAGATTTCTGATCAAATTAATGACCTTGCTGGAAAAGCACGTGAAGGTAAGCTAGCTCCTGCTGAAATGAAAGGCGCTTCTTGCACAATCACAAACATCGGTTCTGCTGGTGGACAATGGTTCACGCCAGTAATTAACCACCCAGAAGTTGCAATCTTAGGTATCGGACGCATTGCTGAAAAACCAGTTGTACGCGACGGTGAAATTGTAATTGCTCCAGTATTAGCATTATCTCTAAGCTTTGACCACCGTATCATTGATGGTGCAACAGCTCAAAACGCTCTTAACCAAATTAAGCGTTTATTAAATGATCCAGAATTATTATTAATGGAGGCGTAA
- the lpdA gene encoding dihydrolipoyl dehydrogenase: MVVGDFPIETDTLVIGAGPGGYVAAIRAAQLGQKVTIVEKGNLGGVCLNVGCIPSKALIAAGHRFEEAKHSEDMGIFAENVTVDFTKVQEFKNGVVNKLTGGVEGLLKGNKVDIVKGEAYFVDSETVRVMDENSAQTYKFKNAILATGSRPIEIPGFKFSERVINSTGALALKEVPKKLVVIGGGYIGTELGTAYANFGTEVTFVEAADEILAGFEKQMSSLVKRNLKKKGNVEIFTKAMAKGVEETADGVKVTFEVGGEAKTVEADYVLVTVGRRPNTDELGLEQVGVKMTDRGVIETDKQCRTSVSNIYAIGDIVSGPPLAHKASYEGKIAAEAIAGEPAEIDYLGIPAVVFSEPELASVGYTEAQAKEEGLAIQASKFPFAANGRALALNAAEGFLKLITRKEDGVVIGAQIAGPSASDMIAELGLAIESGMTAEDIALTIHAHPTLGEITMEAAEVAIGSPIHIVK; encoded by the coding sequence ATGGTAGTAGGAGATTTCCCAATCGAAACTGATACTCTTGTCATTGGTGCTGGCCCTGGTGGTTACGTTGCAGCAATTCGTGCAGCTCAACTAGGACAAAAAGTAACAATCGTTGAAAAAGGTAACCTTGGTGGTGTATGCTTAAACGTTGGTTGTATTCCTTCAAAAGCATTAATCGCAGCAGGTCACCGCTTCGAAGAAGCAAAACACTCAGAAGATATGGGTATTTTTGCTGAAAATGTAACTGTTGACTTTACAAAAGTTCAAGAGTTCAAAAACGGCGTAGTAAACAAACTTACTGGCGGTGTTGAAGGCTTACTTAAAGGGAATAAAGTAGACATCGTAAAAGGTGAAGCTTACTTCGTAGATAGCGAAACTGTACGTGTAATGGATGAAAATTCTGCACAAACGTATAAGTTTAAAAATGCAATTCTTGCAACTGGTTCTCGTCCAATCGAGATTCCAGGATTCAAATTCTCTGAGCGTGTAATCAACTCTACAGGTGCTTTAGCGCTTAAAGAAGTTCCTAAAAAATTAGTTGTAATCGGTGGAGGTTACATTGGTACTGAGCTTGGTACTGCTTATGCTAACTTCGGAACTGAAGTAACATTTGTTGAAGCAGCTGATGAAATCTTAGCTGGTTTCGAAAAACAAATGAGCTCTCTTGTAAAACGTAACCTTAAGAAAAAAGGAAACGTTGAAATCTTCACTAAAGCGATGGCTAAAGGTGTAGAAGAAACTGCTGATGGCGTTAAGGTAACGTTTGAAGTTGGTGGAGAAGCAAAAACAGTTGAAGCTGATTACGTATTAGTAACGGTTGGTCGTCGTCCAAACACTGACGAGCTTGGTCTTGAGCAAGTTGGCGTAAAAATGACTGATCGCGGTGTAATCGAAACTGACAAGCAATGCCGTACGTCTGTAAGCAACATCTATGCAATTGGTGATATCGTTTCTGGACCACCACTTGCACACAAAGCTTCTTACGAAGGTAAAATTGCTGCTGAAGCAATCGCTGGTGAGCCAGCTGAAATTGACTACTTAGGAATTCCAGCTGTTGTATTCTCTGAGCCTGAGCTTGCAAGCGTAGGTTACACAGAAGCACAAGCGAAAGAAGAAGGTTTAGCAATTCAAGCTTCTAAATTCCCATTCGCGGCTAACGGACGTGCACTTGCACTTAACGCTGCAGAAGGATTCTTAAAGCTAATCACTCGTAAAGAAGATGGCGTTGTAATCGGTGCTCAAATTGCTGGTCCAAGCGCATCTGACATGATCGCTGAACTTGGTCTTGCAATCGAGAGCGGTATGACTGCTGAAGATATTGCATTAACAATCCATGCTCACCCAACATTAGGTGAGATTACAATGGAAGCAGCTGAAGTAGCAATTGGAAGCCCAATTCACATTGTAAAATAA
- a CDS encoding BCCT family transporter, with the protein MKKLTPVFLFSVIIAVLFIIWGVIPESTLGSAALTPVTNSIHQFIIEKFGWYYLLAATLFLGFTLFLIFSRYGNIKLGKTEDEPQYSYISWFAMLFSAGMGIGLVFWGASEPINHFHTPPSGDGNTAEAARAAMRYSFFHWGLHPWAIYSVLALALAYFQFRKGYPFVISNILRPLLGKRLDGGLGTLINVIAVFATVFGVATSLGLGAIQITGGLSYLSPAIDNNFTTQLIVIISVTVLFMLSAQTGLNKGIKYLSNTNIVLAILLMLFLLFAGPTNFIMDLFVTTIGSYIQYLPSMSFRLSPFDNNTWVQDWTIFYWAWWIAWAPFVGTFIARISRGRTIREFLIGVLAVPTIFGGLWFSVFGGSAIHLDYFKNIPVMDVINERGSEVALFYVLEQFPFGTVMSIIAICLIATFFITSADSATFVLGMQTTNGDLNPSNSVKFIWGLVQTLTAVILLWTGGLDALQTAAIIAALPFSIVLVLTVFSLIKSFREELKKANVHPKKI; encoded by the coding sequence TTGAAAAAGCTGACGCCAGTGTTTTTGTTTTCTGTTATTATTGCCGTTTTGTTTATTATTTGGGGAGTCATTCCAGAAAGCACCCTTGGAAGTGCTGCTTTAACACCTGTTACCAATTCTATTCATCAATTTATTATTGAAAAATTTGGCTGGTATTACTTATTAGCTGCTACCCTATTTTTAGGGTTTACGCTATTTTTAATTTTCTCACGCTATGGGAATATTAAGTTAGGTAAGACAGAAGACGAACCTCAATACAGCTATATATCTTGGTTTGCCATGCTGTTTAGTGCAGGGATGGGAATTGGGTTAGTATTCTGGGGAGCTTCTGAACCTATTAACCATTTTCATACGCCCCCTTCCGGAGATGGAAATACAGCAGAAGCTGCTAGAGCGGCCATGCGGTATTCTTTTTTTCACTGGGGATTACATCCTTGGGCTATTTATTCCGTGCTTGCTTTGGCACTTGCGTACTTCCAATTTCGTAAGGGGTATCCTTTTGTAATCAGTAACATTTTGCGTCCTCTCCTAGGTAAACGCTTAGACGGAGGGTTAGGTACGCTTATCAACGTTATTGCCGTGTTTGCAACGGTATTTGGTGTCGCCACATCTCTTGGTTTGGGAGCCATTCAGATTACAGGTGGCCTTTCTTATTTATCTCCAGCTATTGATAACAACTTTACTACACAGCTAATTGTCATTATTTCTGTTACAGTCCTATTTATGCTATCTGCACAAACAGGGCTTAATAAAGGGATTAAATATCTCAGCAATACCAATATTGTCTTAGCTATTTTATTAATGCTGTTCTTGCTGTTTGCTGGCCCTACAAACTTTATAATGGACCTATTCGTCACAACAATCGGGTCTTATATTCAATATTTACCATCCATGAGTTTCCGCTTAAGTCCATTTGATAACAATACGTGGGTTCAGGATTGGACGATTTTTTATTGGGCTTGGTGGATTGCTTGGGCTCCATTTGTTGGAACCTTTATAGCGCGTATTTCCCGCGGACGTACGATTCGAGAGTTTTTAATTGGCGTGTTAGCAGTCCCAACAATATTTGGTGGACTATGGTTTTCTGTATTCGGTGGATCGGCTATTCATTTAGATTACTTTAAAAACATACCGGTTATGGATGTCATTAACGAACGAGGTTCAGAAGTAGCTCTTTTTTATGTATTAGAACAATTTCCATTCGGAACGGTCATGTCCATTATTGCTATTTGTTTAATTGCTACCTTCTTCATTACGTCAGCCGACTCTGCAACATTTGTTCTTGGCATGCAAACGACGAACGGTGACTTAAATCCATCGAATTCCGTGAAGTTCATTTGGGGACTGGTTCAAACTTTAACTGCCGTTATTTTACTTTGGACTGGTGGATTAGATGCGCTTCAGACAGCCGCCATTATTGCTGCACTACCATTTTCAATCGTATTGGTACTTACGGTCTTCTCCCTCATCAAATCGTTTAGAGAAGAATTGAAAAAGGCAAATGTACATCCTAAAAAAATCTAA
- a CDS encoding M23 family metallopeptidase, with translation MKKRVWLTVAVLMACTVFLFMKLSTEEKVGYVYKKGKPYLDMTTESLAYNSVYSPIDRQLQLVVADNVYTFIENVPVVQINNELVPLAKKDFFIQNNRAFLSASFLEKHEPSYVKMKASYAILKSSEANESAAQAVSTRQFTREEVMQYMSGLTSPLENAKADTFPSHLPGANRTYRHGFHEGLDWYTYSAGVVVNKETEVYGMGKGKVVRVDHDYKPYKSVEQRNKDLAYCKEVQKTPAYILDRLRGRQVWIQYDNGMQARFAHLNQVDSELSVGDAVTEETLIGYVGNSGTSGEVQKDNTELHLHVDLLINGTLFWKGLSQEDVKHVLISQLNNNE, from the coding sequence ATGAAAAAAAGAGTATGGCTAACTGTAGCAGTTTTAATGGCGTGTACCGTCTTTTTATTTATGAAGTTAAGTACCGAAGAAAAAGTAGGGTATGTATATAAGAAAGGAAAACCCTATTTAGATATGACGACTGAATCACTTGCTTATAATTCTGTATACAGCCCAATTGATCGTCAGCTTCAGCTTGTTGTTGCAGACAACGTTTACACATTTATTGAAAATGTACCCGTAGTCCAGATCAATAATGAACTTGTTCCACTTGCAAAAAAAGACTTTTTTATTCAAAACAACCGAGCTTTTTTGTCAGCATCATTTTTGGAAAAACATGAACCTAGCTACGTTAAAATGAAGGCATCTTATGCTATTTTAAAATCATCTGAAGCAAATGAATCAGCAGCTCAAGCTGTTAGTACTAGGCAGTTTACAAGAGAAGAAGTAATGCAATATATGAGTGGGTTAACATCGCCGTTAGAAAATGCCAAAGCAGATACGTTTCCTTCTCATTTACCAGGAGCTAATCGTACATATCGTCATGGCTTTCATGAAGGGTTAGATTGGTATACATACTCAGCAGGGGTAGTTGTCAATAAAGAAACTGAAGTATACGGAATGGGGAAAGGAAAAGTGGTACGGGTAGATCATGATTATAAGCCTTATAAATCGGTCGAGCAGCGAAATAAAGATTTAGCATATTGTAAAGAGGTTCAAAAGACTCCTGCTTATATTCTCGATAGGCTGCGTGGGAGACAAGTATGGATTCAATATGACAATGGCATGCAGGCACGATTTGCTCACCTGAATCAAGTCGATTCAGAGTTAAGCGTAGGTGACGCGGTTACAGAAGAGACGTTAATTGGTTATGTTGGCAATTCAGGTACAAGCGGAGAGGTGCAAAAGGATAATACAGAATTACATTTGCATGTGGACTTGCTAATTAACGGTACGCTGTTTTGGAAAGGGTTATCACAAGAAGACGTTAAGCATGTATTAATTAGCCAACTGAACAATAATGAATAG
- a CDS encoding GapA-binding peptide SR1P, whose protein sequence is MGTIVCQTCNCTIEHFEDEKVTRLYSKCKDGECQANHEDLD, encoded by the coding sequence ATGGGAACTATTGTATGTCAAACTTGCAACTGCACAATTGAACATTTTGAAGATGAGAAAGTGACGCGATTATATTCAAAATGTAAAGATGGAGAATGTCAAGCAAACCATGAAGATTTAGACTAA
- a CDS encoding aminotransferase class I/II-fold pyridoxal phosphate-dependent enzyme, translated as MTSQFSTPLFTGLVEHAKKNPTQFHIPGHKKGNGMDPEFKDFIGDNALSIDLINIGPLDDLHQPKGIIKEAQDLAAEAFGADHTFFSVQGTSGAIMAMVMTTCGPGDKIIVPRNVHKSVMSAVVFSGATPVFIHPEIDENLGISHGITTDAVKKALAQHPDAKAVLVINPTYFGISGDLRKIVEVAHSYKVPVLVDEAHGVHIHFHDELPLSAMQAGADMAATSVHKLGGSMTQSSILNVREGLVSPQRVQAILSMLTTTSTSYVLLASLDVARKRLATEGEKLANQAIALAAYARTELNKIAHIHCIGREILGTKATYDLDPTKLIISVSDLGITGYDVEKWLRETHNIEVEMSDLYNVLCIVTPGDSKEDIDRLLNALQQLSRDVHHLAEKAIKPAILLPDIPVLAVTPRDAFYAETEVVPFHESAGRIIAEFVMVYPPGIPIFIPGEIITEENLSYIQTNLEAGLPVQGPEDFELKTLRVIKEHKAIQ; from the coding sequence TTGACTTCTCAATTCTCAACTCCATTATTCACAGGGTTAGTGGAACATGCAAAAAAAAATCCTACTCAGTTTCATATTCCTGGTCATAAAAAAGGAAACGGTATGGACCCTGAATTTAAAGATTTTATTGGCGACAACGCACTTTCAATTGATTTAATTAATATTGGTCCACTTGATGATTTACATCAGCCAAAAGGCATTATTAAAGAAGCGCAAGACTTAGCCGCTGAAGCGTTCGGAGCAGATCATACCTTCTTTTCTGTTCAAGGAACAAGCGGAGCTATCATGGCAATGGTCATGACAACTTGTGGACCCGGAGATAAAATCATTGTTCCTAGAAACGTTCATAAATCCGTTATGAGCGCCGTTGTGTTTTCTGGAGCTACCCCTGTTTTTATTCATCCGGAAATTGATGAAAATCTTGGTATATCTCATGGAATTACAACTGACGCGGTTAAAAAAGCACTAGCTCAGCATCCCGATGCAAAAGCAGTACTCGTTATTAACCCAACTTACTTCGGAATTTCAGGTGATTTACGTAAAATTGTTGAAGTAGCTCATTCTTATAAGGTACCTGTTTTGGTTGATGAGGCTCACGGTGTTCATATTCATTTCCACGATGAGCTACCGCTATCAGCTATGCAAGCAGGGGCAGATATGGCTGCTACAAGTGTTCACAAACTTGGGGGATCAATGACCCAAAGTTCTATTTTAAACGTTCGTGAGGGGCTTGTATCGCCGCAGCGCGTTCAAGCAATCCTAAGTATGTTAACAACGACTTCTACATCGTATGTCTTACTGGCTTCTTTGGACGTAGCTCGTAAACGATTAGCTACAGAAGGTGAAAAGCTAGCTAATCAAGCCATTGCATTAGCTGCGTATGCGCGCACGGAGCTTAACAAAATCGCACATATTCACTGTATTGGTCGTGAGATTTTAGGAACAAAAGCAACGTACGATTTAGATCCTACAAAGCTTATTATTTCCGTATCAGACCTTGGAATTACAGGATATGACGTGGAGAAGTGGCTGCGCGAGACACACAATATTGAAGTTGAAATGTCCGATTTATATAACGTTTTATGTATTGTAACACCAGGAGACAGCAAAGAAGACATCGATCGCTTACTTAATGCTTTACAGCAGCTGTCGAGGGACGTTCATCATTTAGCTGAAAAAGCAATAAAACCAGCTATCTTACTCCCTGACATTCCAGTCTTAGCAGTTACTCCTCGCGATGCTTTTTATGCTGAAACGGAGGTCGTGCCCTTCCACGAATCAGCTGGTCGAATTATTGCTGAGTTCGTGATGGTGTATCCACCAGGAATTCCAATTTTTATTCCTGGAGAAATTATTACAGAAGAGAATTTGAGTTATATTCAAACAAACTTAGAAGCTGGTCTACCCGTTCAAGGTCCGGAAGATTTTGAACTAAAAACACTCCGTGTAATTAAAGAACATAAAGCAATTCAATAA
- a CDS encoding UPF0223 family protein, protein MEYQYPISLDWSTEEIIDVVKFFESIEKAYEKGIEREQLMSIYRRFKEIVPSKAEEKTICNDFEDQSGYSSYRTIQQAKAGESGDIIRMKK, encoded by the coding sequence ATGGAATATCAATATCCTATCTCCCTTGATTGGAGTACAGAAGAAATTATTGATGTGGTTAAATTTTTTGAAAGCATTGAAAAAGCGTATGAAAAAGGAATTGAACGTGAACAGCTAATGAGTATTTACCGTCGATTTAAAGAAATTGTTCCAAGTAAAGCAGAAGAAAAAACAATTTGCAATGACTTTGAAGATCAAAGTGGATATTCATCTTATCGAACAATTCAACAAGCAAAAGCCGGAGAATCTGGTGACATTATTCGTATGAAGAAATGA
- a CDS encoding DUF1054 domain-containing protein, whose product MFAGFSEADFNVFTIDGLDERMEAIKTQIRPKFEELSTHFAPTLSSLTGNEMFVHVAKHARRTVNPPKDTWVAFAPNKRGYKMLPHFQIGLWGTHVFVWFAVIYEAPIKSVYGRILADQIDHIKEKIPQSFVWSKDHTKPAVEKMSALSETELKGLFERLEHVKKAEILCGINVSKEEAVNMTGQQWIDLIDDTFKTLTPLYELSKKAHA is encoded by the coding sequence TTTACAATAGATGGTTTAGATGAACGTATGGAAGCAATAAAAACACAAATCCGTCCTAAATTCGAAGAATTAAGTACACATTTTGCTCCTACACTTTCCTCATTAACGGGCAATGAAATGTTTGTCCATGTAGCAAAGCATGCGCGTAGAACGGTTAATCCACCAAAAGATACATGGGTAGCATTCGCTCCTAATAAACGTGGCTATAAGATGTTGCCGCACTTCCAAATTGGCCTTTGGGGTACTCACGTTTTCGTTTGGTTTGCAGTTATATACGAAGCACCAATTAAGTCTGTATACGGCAGAATACTCGCTGACCAAATAGACCACATTAAAGAGAAAATTCCTCAATCATTCGTTTGGTCAAAAGACCATACAAAACCCGCTGTTGAAAAAATGAGCGCCCTGTCTGAGACAGAACTTAAGGGATTATTTGAGCGATTAGAACATGTTAAAAAAGCAGAGATTTTATGCGGAATTAACGTATCAAAAGAAGAAGCAGTTAACATGACTGGCCAACAATGGATTGATTTAATTGATGATACATTTAAGACGTTGACTCCTTTATATGAACTAAGTAAAAAAGCGCACGCGTAA